One Pleurocapsa sp. PCC 7327 DNA segment encodes these proteins:
- a CDS encoding glycosyltransferase family 2 protein encodes MISIYILTHNEEIDIAACIESALLSDDVIVVDSFSTDRTIEIASRYPVRVVQHEFESHGKQRTWMLEAIPTKYEWVYILEADERMTPELFRECLKASQSQEFIGYYVAERVMFMGTWIRRSTQYPRYQMRLFEKGKVWFGDYGHTEREVCDGPTGFLKETYPHYTCSKGLSRWIEKHNRYSTDEAKETLRQLKNGKIDWYSLLLGKSEVERRRALKDLSLRLPFRPLLRWFYMYFMLGGILDGRAGFAWCTLQAFYEYLILLKVREMQQASHDGLSLENSVTSFEISSFSKLSELVSGDRSSSQRR; translated from the coding sequence ATGATATCTATATATATCCTGACCCATAACGAAGAAATAGATATAGCCGCTTGCATCGAGTCTGCGCTGCTGTCCGACGATGTTATAGTCGTCGATTCCTTCAGTACGGATCGCACAATTGAAATTGCCTCTCGCTATCCCGTCCGCGTCGTTCAGCACGAGTTTGAAAGCCATGGAAAGCAGCGCACTTGGATGCTAGAAGCCATTCCCACCAAGTACGAATGGGTGTATATCCTAGAAGCAGACGAGCGGATGACTCCCGAACTCTTTCGAGAATGTCTCAAAGCAAGTCAGAGTCAGGAATTTATCGGCTACTACGTGGCAGAGCGGGTAATGTTTATGGGAACGTGGATTCGCCGCAGTACCCAATATCCGCGCTATCAAATGCGTTTGTTCGAGAAAGGAAAAGTCTGGTTTGGCGACTACGGTCATACCGAAAGAGAAGTGTGCGACGGACCGACGGGTTTTTTGAAGGAGACTTATCCTCATTACACTTGTAGTAAAGGATTGAGCCGCTGGATTGAAAAACACAATCGCTACTCCACCGACGAAGCTAAAGAAACCCTGCGTCAGTTGAAAAACGGAAAGATCGATTGGTACAGCTTATTATTGGGCAAATCGGAAGTAGAAAGACGGCGCGCTCTCAAAGATTTATCCCTACGCCTTCCGTTTAGACCGCTTTTGCGTTGGTTTTACATGTACTTTATGCTGGGCGGTATTTTAGACGGACGAGCGGGATTTGCTTGGTGTACCTTACAGGCGTTTTACGAATACTTAATTCTCCTCAAGGTAAGGGAAATGCAGCAAGCATCGCACGATGGCTTGAGCTTAGAGAATTCCGTTACCTCTTTCGAGATTTCCAGTTTTTCCAAGCTCTCGGAATTGGTTTCGGGCGATCGCTCCTCTAGTCAGCGCCGATAG
- a CDS encoding PP2C family serine/threonine-protein phosphatase: MENSVATIQCSNPSCQAPNLLTDRDCHKCRTPIVRRYLWTVGQWERDFREGELIGDRYLFIRPRILLDTQPAIPPITPEEVPDNMLPYLKLLPYRLHVPLVYGYLPSPDEQLELEIWLLEYNSVPTDESGKLKYDELFPKLTEVWQKATGLRQLNWLWQMARLWEPLQNRGVAASLLAPSLLRVNGPLIQLLELQFDQEKQPSLHQLGQLWFSWSEQASPNLTEFLQKLCEHLEQGKIERAEQLVALLEKAIEQAARLQERTYQIYTCTDAGPTRDHNEDACYPPSGKTVTIGDRNRALAIVCDGIGGQEGGEIASQLAIDTLVEDIDRSLGDATESDPKIYMQAIERAICDTNDLISDRNDSENRQERQRMGTTLVMSLARAHEIYIAHVGDSRIYWITPTSCHQVTVDDDLASREVRLGYLLYREAVQYPNAGALVQALGMSSSASLHPTVQRLILDEDCVFLLCSDGLSDFDRVEQYWEKEIAPILEGKRDVMEAGKRLLALANQRNGHDNVTIALVHCQVQPKAGAESTPLVYPEFEAKSIDEPPLPESEDLETDEEAEDTVLTARFEAFSSPETPPQRSPWLLVLAMASLGLLALGGGYWLWQLANSGTEDTRVPIVTSDPQVTPIVPEPTVSSQLPLAAGDAIEIFRTITLLDSPAAEKRVGDVPKDSMLKVVQTEPNSTWLKLQVCQVDEKATSHSIGGETSSPLGKEGWIKLETLKELGFRAISPAADNCLATDSSDPTEMPSPPPSQPEQLPR, encoded by the coding sequence ATGGAAAATTCTGTGGCAACCATTCAATGTTCAAATCCCAGTTGTCAGGCACCCAATCTCCTAACCGATCGAGACTGCCACAAATGCCGAACACCTATTGTGAGGCGCTATCTATGGACTGTAGGACAGTGGGAGAGAGACTTTAGAGAGGGAGAGTTAATTGGCGATCGCTATCTTTTTATCAGACCGCGCATCCTTCTCGACACCCAACCCGCCATACCGCCCATAACGCCAGAAGAAGTTCCCGATAACATGCTTCCTTATTTGAAGCTTTTGCCCTATCGACTGCACGTTCCTCTGGTTTACGGCTACCTTCCCAGTCCGGACGAACAGTTGGAGCTAGAGATTTGGCTCTTAGAATACAACAGCGTTCCGACCGACGAATCGGGCAAATTGAAATACGATGAACTCTTTCCCAAATTAACCGAAGTTTGGCAGAAGGCAACTGGATTAAGACAACTCAACTGGTTGTGGCAAATGGCTCGCCTGTGGGAACCGCTACAGAATAGGGGCGTAGCTGCTAGTTTGCTCGCTCCATCGCTACTGAGGGTCAATGGACCCCTGATTCAGCTCCTCGAATTGCAGTTTGACCAGGAAAAGCAGCCAAGTTTGCATCAGTTGGGACAGCTTTGGTTCTCATGGAGCGAGCAAGCATCGCCGAACCTGACCGAGTTTTTACAAAAACTATGCGAGCATCTAGAGCAAGGGAAAATCGAGCGAGCCGAACAGCTCGTCGCTCTCCTAGAAAAAGCCATAGAGCAAGCCGCTCGCCTGCAAGAGCGAACTTATCAGATTTATACCTGCACCGATGCCGGGCCGACTCGCGATCATAACGAAGATGCCTGCTATCCGCCCAGTGGCAAAACCGTTACGATTGGCGATCGCAACAGGGCGCTAGCGATCGTCTGCGATGGGATCGGCGGACAAGAAGGCGGAGAAATCGCCTCGCAACTGGCGATCGATACCTTGGTTGAGGACATCGATCGCTCCCTCGGCGACGCAACCGAGTCCGATCCCAAAATTTACATGCAGGCAATAGAACGCGCCATCTGCGACACCAACGATTTGATTAGCGATCGCAACGACAGCGAAAATCGTCAGGAACGACAGCGCATGGGAACGACGCTAGTTATGAGTCTGGCTCGCGCTCACGAAATCTATATCGCTCACGTTGGGGATTCTCGCATCTACTGGATTACGCCGACAAGCTGCCATCAAGTTACCGTTGACGACGATTTGGCATCGAGAGAAGTTCGACTGGGCTACCTGCTCTATCGAGAAGCCGTGCAATATCCAAACGCTGGCGCATTGGTACAAGCTTTGGGCATGAGTTCATCTGCCTCGCTTCACCCAACGGTTCAGCGCCTCATTTTAGATGAGGACTGCGTTTTCCTGCTTTGTTCTGATGGGCTGAGCGATTTCGATCGCGTCGAGCAGTATTGGGAGAAAGAAATCGCTCCCATTTTAGAGGGCAAACGAGATGTGATGGAGGCGGGAAAACGGTTGTTAGCCCTTGCCAACCAAAGAAACGGGCACGATAACGTAACGATTGCCTTAGTTCACTGTCAGGTGCAACCGAAAGCGGGTGCCGAGTCAACCCCTTTAGTCTATCCGGAGTTTGAGGCTAAATCTATCGACGAACCGCCGTTACCCGAATCAGAAGACCTTGAGACAGACGAGGAGGCTGAAGACACGGTGTTGACTGCGCGATTTGAGGCATTCTCATCTCCAGAAACTCCGCCCCAGCGCTCGCCATGGCTTCTAGTCTTGGCAATGGCTTCTCTTGGTTTGCTCGCCTTGGGTGGGGGCTATTGGTTATGGCAACTGGCAAACAGCGGCACGGAGGATACGCGAGTTCCTATCGTGACTTCCGATCCGCAAGTGACTCCAATTGTTCCCGAACCAACGGTTTCTTCCCAACTGCCGCTAGCAGCAGGAGACGCGATCGAAATCTTTAGAACCATTACGCTTCTCGACAGCCCTGCCGCTGAAAAAAGAGTGGGTGATGTGCCAAAAGATAGCATGCTTAAAGTCGTGCAAACCGAACCCAATTCTACTTGGCTGAAGTTGCAAGTCTGTCAGGTCGATGAAAAAGCCACTTCCCATAGCATTGGAGGTGAGACCTCTTCTCCGTTAGGAAAAGAGGGGTGGATCAAATTGGAAACCTTAAAGGAATTGGGGTTTCGAGCCATATCGCCTGCGGCTGACAACTGTCTTGCTACCGATTCTTCCGATCCTACCGAGATGCCCTCTCCACCACCATCGCAACCCGAACAGCTACCCCGTTGA